From the Deinococcus taeanensis genome, the window GGTCAGAACCACTGGTTCGGGTGGACCGCGTGGACAGGGCGGGGGAAGAAAGTCAGCGGCTCCGAGCGTCACCTGCTCGTCGACACCCTGGGACTCGTCATGGCGATCAAGGTGCACCAGGCACTTGTGGGCGGATGCCGGGTACACCGGGAAGCTCGCTGGAGACATCAAAGCCGACTTGAGCTGGACGCTGGAGATCATCAAACATCCCTGGTCCGGGTGGCAGGGCACCTCCACGTGTCGTGGAGGTGCCCAAGGGTTTTGTCGTGTAAAGCGCCGGTGGGTAGTGGAGCGGACGTTCGCATGGTTGGGTCAATCCAGACGGATGGCCAAGGACGACGAAGCGCTGGTCGAGACTGCGGAGAACTTGGTCTATGAAGTCATGATTCGCTTGACGGTGTGTCGACCGGCCAAACCCTCCCCCTAACCCTTTTCAGACGCACTTTATTGAGAGCGGCGTAAGTCGAGGCGGGCTGGGTCGCTGAGTCACGCCAAGCCTGCGCTGCACAGCACCGGACAAATGCCGTGCAGTAAGGTATTTCCCCCGCGAGTTCCTGACTCCGCTCGAACCCGGCCACCAGCAGCGGATCGGACATCCCAAACGCCCCGGCACCGTTGAGCACGTCATTCAAGGGTCGTGTCCCTGACTCTACCCGTACGGCCCGAAGGCTGACGGCCCCGCGCCCGACCAGGCCGTTCCCAACGACCTGGCAAGGCCAGCCCAGGCGACCTTCCCCGCCTGAATCCCTGACTCCGCCCGAATGAATGACCAGTGAGACCACCAGGAAGACCACGCCGCCCCACCGGCAACGCGGGCTCAACTTCGCCGTGGCGGCACCTGGCGTTCCAGCTTTCCTGAAACGCCGTGCACGGGTGACCAGCCGCAGCGCAGCGCCCAGCCGTCTATTGAGTGCGCCGTAAGCCGAGGCAGATCGAGGCTCTGAGTCAATTCAAAAGTGCACCCCACGGCACCGGACATCGGACCACAGCTGGTTCGCACTTCTGTCGTCATCAATAGAACGACGTCGCCATGAAACATGGTCATTTGATTACGGATGCGGGTTAAAAATGGGCTCATCGTGATTCGTATCAGTCTACGTGGGCGGGCTTCTCCCTGAGGCACCGGACGCACACGGTAAGTGAGAGACTGTTTTGAATGACCCGCGGGAGAGACGCTTGAGCATCAGACGAATCATTGCGAGGTACACGAGCATTTCCGTCGTATCAGGAAGCGCTTCGTCATCCTTGGACAATCGGCGGCATTTCCCGAGCCACGCGAACGTCCGCTCTACAACCCAGCGGCGGGGCAAGACGTGAAACGTCTTGCCCGGATCCACGTCCTCAACGAGATCTGGGGTGTACCGTTTAGCCTGCCGCCACCAGGGGTACACCACTTCAACCAGCAGGCCCGCGCTGTCCCTGGCCCATCTGAGGAAGCCCCCCGTGTACCCCTGGTCCGCCCAG encodes:
- a CDS encoding transposase, encoding MPQAAYPNGLTGAKCNVLFSLLPAESSVGRPRKWSLREIPGGTFDVLRGGIAWRAMPHDLPPGQTIYHGHRIWRVRGVWEALHTGLREVVRQREGRAATPSAAILDSPSVRTTGSGGPRGQGGGRKSAAPSVTCSSTPWDSSWRSRCTRHLWADAGYTGKLAGDIKADLSWTLEIIKHPWSGWQGTSTCRGGAQGFCRVKRRWVVERTFAWLGQSRRMAKDDEALVETAENLVYEVMIRLTVCRPAKPSP